The genome window TGAACAAAACCAAAAACGTTTAAATGAATTAAATACAGTAAGAACGTCACAAGCCTTAGATTCAGAATATGCAGATGATGGTGTAACCATTCAATGTGCCGATGCTGATGCCCGAGCTGAAGGTTGTGTGCCGTTAAATATTTTTGGTGAAGGCTCTATTACCGAAGAAATGGCGGATTGGATCAGAGCCACACCAACCATTGATACTGAAATTGAACAAATTAACGTATTAGGTTTTATTGCCGGTGATTTATTTGAAATGCCTGCAGGACCTGTTGCTGCCGTATTTGGTGCAGAATATCGTCGAGATGAACAAACGGTAAGTACGGACGAGGGTCATCAATACGGTGGTATCACCTTTAACTTAGTACCTAGTTTTACTGGTGATGTCGATGTATATGAAGCCTTTGCAGAATTGGCCTTTCCACTATTAAAAAATAAAACGTTCGCTAAAAGATTAGATGCAGAAACTTCTGTACGTGTTGCAGATTACAGTCATGAAGGCATTGATTTAATGTCGAGCTATAAAGTTGGTTTAACATGGCAGCCAATTGATGGTTACATGGTACGTGGTAATTTCGCTCGTGCGCAACGTGCACCGAATATTACTGAGTTATTATCACCACCACGTGGTGATTACGATACTTATACCGATATTTGTGATGGTACCAGTGCCACTTCTACCGAAGACGGCCATGCTAATTGTCGCCTAGAGCCAGGCATTGCTGCAGAACTAGCAGCAGATCCTGATTTTGTTTTTGAAGATGACAATAATGGTTACGGTCCTGGTGCGGGTAATGAAAACCTTAAAGAAGAGACTGCCGATACTTATACCTTTGGTGTAACCATGAGCCCGAGCTTTATCGACAACTTTAATATTGCGATTGATTACTACAACATTACTGTTGAAGATGCGATTTCAGAAATTGGCAATGAAGAATTGCTTTCTGAATGTTATAACTCATCTATTGCATTTGGTGATTCAAACCCATTTTGTGCTGACATAACTCGAGATGATGAAGGTCAAATTATTGAGATGCTGCAACGCCAAATTAACGTTGGTGAGTTAAAAACCAGTGGTTACGATGTTGCAATTCAATATTCACTTGATTTAAATGATTATGGTCGTTTGAAATTTAAAGGTGATATGACTCATGTAATTGAGCATACAGAATCGTTTGAAGGTAATGATGGTTTAGTTGAGCTTGATAATAACGGCCAATTAGATACTGGTATATTTGAAGATAAAGCATCGGCATCTGTCGCTTGGTATAAAGACGGCTGGCGTGTGCGCTGGAGTACTAAGTACAAAGGCCCGGTAGTTGATGCTCATGATCGTGTTGATGATTACAAAGAATTGTTCGCTGAAAATGATGCAAATTGTGCTGCAGCTAATGAAGATTGTATCGCTAACCCGGAAACTCCAAAGTACTTGTACTACGGTTCTTATATCAAGCATAACGTTTCTGTATCGTATGCGTTTGATTATAACAACACTGAAATCAGACTATTTGGTGGAGCAAACAACGTGTTTGACAATAAAGGACCATTTATTCCACGTACTGGCGACAACTACGAGCGTGGTATAGGAAACTATGACAGTAAATACGATGGTGGTGTTGGCCGCTTCGTATACTTAGGTACTGAAGTTAAGTTTTAACTTTAAATAAATACTTATAATCTATACTCCCTAGATGGCTAAAAGGATTTAGCCATTAAAAGAAAGTGTTTCTTTAGCTCTATACGGACATGGAGCTTTTTCTTTTTCTGCTTTTTACTTATTCGAGATTTTAATGAAGATATTTCCAAGTTTTGTGTTATTAGGGACTGTAACCTTAATAACATTCATTACATTGCAAACCTCCGGCAATGCGCAGCAAGGTGCTCAAACTAAAGTAGCAAATATTGAAAAAATAAATGACGGTCCTTATGTTTTTATTGATGGAGATTTTGAAATTACCAACATAACTAAGATTTGTGAAAACAATAAATTAAGTCAGAAGTTTAAATGGGAAGAGCAATCAGTGGCAATTACTGACTGTTCTGGTAAAAAAACGCTCACTAACTATCAAATTAGTGATGTGACACTTAAAACAGATATAGAATTTAACACACAGCATCCTATTGCCGCGATTAGTGACTTTCATGGCCAATATGACTTAATGGCCAAAATTTTAAAGAATAACGGTGTAATTGATGAAACTGGACATTGGTCTTTCGCGAAAGGTCATTTAGTGATAACTGGCGATGTATTTGATCGTGGTGACAAAGTAACAGAAATACTATGGTTTCTGTTTAACTTGGAAAAACAAGCCATAAAGCAGGGTGGTAGGGTACATTTATTGCTGGGTAATCATGAAACTATGGTACTTAATAATGATTTGCGTTATTTACACCCCAAATACCGAGCAGTAGAAAAGATACTAGAGCAATCGTATAGTAGCTTGTACGGTGATAATACGATATTAGGGCAATGGTTAAGATCTAAAAATGTATTGGTTAAAATAAACGATACTTTGTTTGCCCATGGTGGGTTTCATCCCGACTTAGTAAAAAAAGAATTAAGCCTTGAAGCACTAAATCAAGAATTTATGGCGAATTTAATTAAACCTTCATTACCTAATGAAAGAACCGTATTAGGCCATTATTTGCACAAAAGCAATGGACCTATTTGGTATCGAGGCTACTTTAAAGAGCCTTTAGCTACCAATGAAGAAATAAACAGTTTGTTAAATTTTTATAACATTAACCATATTGTGGTTGGTCACACTTCTCAAACACACATAAAAAGTCGCTACAAAGGCAGAGTTATAGCAATTGATAGTAGTATTAAAAAGGGAGAATATGGCGAAATTCTATTGATTAGAAATAGTAAGATGATAAGAGGTACTCCTGAAGGGAATAAGCTACCAATAGAAGAGCTATTAATAAAAAAATAAACCCTTCACATCAATAAAGGCCTGTAACCCCGATGAACGACTCCAAGGATGGAGGTATTAAAATATGGATATCGGTGGTGGAACACCGTCGGTAACAAGTACCGAAAGTAAAGCTGGAGCCTAAATCTTAACCCCCTTAAATAAAAATCCTTCGCTCTCAGACATTCAACAGATCGCCTGTTCATTTTTCAGCATCGAAATATTTTGGCCAAAAGTGCAAAATATCAATCCTTATCTATACTATTTGAGCCTTATGCGATTTATGTGGTGCAAAAGGGAGACAATAATTTATGGAGAAACAATAATGAAAAAAATTAGTATATTTATATTAACACTATTTGTAAGCCTGCATGTTGTAGCGAAGGACAGGTTAGAAATTTTTGAAGATTATGAGTTAAGTAAAGAAGTATTGTCAGTAACAACTGTTAAAGTTGACCCAAATATGGAAGATGTTTATTTAGCAGGATTAACAAACAGCTGGATAAAGGCGGTAAAGCTGCAAAAAGAACTTGGCTATATCCAAGACTGGAACATTTGGAGCAGTGAGCTACCGCAAAGCGGTGACTTCAATTTAGTGTTAACTGTAACATTTGCAAGTGCTGAAGACTTAGAGCCCAATAAAGATAAATATGAAGCTTTTATGAAAAAATGGGGCGAAGAAAATCAAAAAATATCACAGGAAACTTCGGCTAAATACCCTGAAGTACGTGAATTAACAGGTGAATATAGATTAAGGAAATTAATTTTTAAATCATAACATTGCCGTATTGCCCTAACTAAGTATGAAATAAGTATTCATGCTTAGTTATGGCACCTTTCAAAATGCTGCTTTATCGCCAAATGAGTCAGAGAAAAAAATTGGCTTGATATAAAACTATGGTCAAATTTAGTTGACGACTACATTATTAATGAGATGCCAATTTAATCTTAAAAGTAAATCAACCTATAGAATTGGGAAGGCTAGACCTGAAATCTGAAAGAAGCAGCGTTAATTTTTAGGGCAAAACATGCTAAAAAGACATCAACGCCTAATGTTTTTATACCTTTTAAAATCTATTTTAGGTAAATTATGATTGTGTTTATAAAAATGCTTAATAACATTGTAAATAAAGGTGTGTAGAGTAAATTATGGAAATTGATAAAATAAAAAGCGTACTGTTTGTCTGCATGGGCAACATATGCCGTTCACCTTCCGCTGAAGCAATATTTCGCCACAAAGCAAAAGAGCAGGGTGTTGATATCGAAATTGACTCTGCTGGTACCATTGGTTATCACGTAGGTCACAAACCTGATGCCAGATCACAAAAAGCTGGTGAAGCACGAGGTTATGACTTTAGTGATTTATTTGCACGTAAGGTGGTGGTTGAGGATTTTGAAAAATATTCATTAGTACTTGCTATGGATAATGATAACTACGATAACCTAGTTGATTTGGCTCCAAAAGAGCATCATCATAAAATTAAATTGTTTTTAGAATATGGAGAAAACTTTAATGAAATTGAAGTTCCTG of Thalassotalea fonticola contains these proteins:
- a CDS encoding TonB-dependent receptor domain-containing protein, with the translated sequence MKKNLITLAIQSVILGGATLMAPQVLAEEEQSVNRVVQENKVAENTDALTQDEEVEKITVTGSRLRRDSFSVATPLVTVNKETILDTGLGSLSEVLVDEVPGISESSSNMNTQSSVSATGLSTVNLRNLGTDRTLTLIDGRRVVSNSYSGNYVSLTTIPTGMVEKVEVITGGASAAYGSDAIAGVVNIITQQNKEGFEFQARGGETPEGGGREFTLDADFGTEFGDGRGYMFISSTWDRQFGIDVSDRDRAAIEASYDYNTSELCNEMNTVDGDQCMRDITQADWRERSDGTKGGVFEEGNDFSDGGFFYTADGLQTGWKEERDGINSRQWDKLKTPNDRLATALKVNYDLTDDIVASFQVQYSNNTSVNVKSPEDEYESAYVPIIDPETGELDRVRPGRISTDNPFAPAIIADNAGSSISWDRRFYEVGNVTTDNERETVRTWAGLQGTMFDGDWDWDVSVGYGKFEQNQKRLNELNTVRTSQALDSEYADDGVTIQCADADARAEGCVPLNIFGEGSITEEMADWIRATPTIDTEIEQINVLGFIAGDLFEMPAGPVAAVFGAEYRRDEQTVSTDEGHQYGGITFNLVPSFTGDVDVYEAFAELAFPLLKNKTFAKRLDAETSVRVADYSHEGIDLMSSYKVGLTWQPIDGYMVRGNFARAQRAPNITELLSPPRGDYDTYTDICDGTSATSTEDGHANCRLEPGIAAELAADPDFVFEDDNNGYGPGAGNENLKEETADTYTFGVTMSPSFIDNFNIAIDYYNITVEDAISEIGNEELLSECYNSSIAFGDSNPFCADITRDDEGQIIEMLQRQINVGELKTSGYDVAIQYSLDLNDYGRLKFKGDMTHVIEHTESFEGNDGLVELDNNGQLDTGIFEDKASASVAWYKDGWRVRWSTKYKGPVVDAHDRVDDYKELFAENDANCAAANEDCIANPETPKYLYYGSYIKHNVSVSYAFDYNNTEIRLFGGANNVFDNKGPFIPRTGDNYERGIGNYDSKYDGGVGRFVYLGTEVKF
- a CDS encoding metallophosphoesterase: MKIFPSFVLLGTVTLITFITLQTSGNAQQGAQTKVANIEKINDGPYVFIDGDFEITNITKICENNKLSQKFKWEEQSVAITDCSGKKTLTNYQISDVTLKTDIEFNTQHPIAAISDFHGQYDLMAKILKNNGVIDETGHWSFAKGHLVITGDVFDRGDKVTEILWFLFNLEKQAIKQGGRVHLLLGNHETMVLNNDLRYLHPKYRAVEKILEQSYSSLYGDNTILGQWLRSKNVLVKINDTLFAHGGFHPDLVKKELSLEALNQEFMANLIKPSLPNERTVLGHYLHKSNGPIWYRGYFKEPLATNEEINSLLNFYNINHIVVGHTSQTHIKSRYKGRVIAIDSSIKKGEYGEILLIRNSKMIRGTPEGNKLPIEELLIKK
- a CDS encoding low molecular weight protein-tyrosine-phosphatase: MDKIKSVLFVCMGNICRSPSAEAIFRHKAKEQGVDIEIDSAGTIGYHVGHKPDARSQKAGEARGYDFSDLFARKVVVEDFEKYSLVLAMDNDNYDNLVDLAPKEHHHKIKLFLEYGENFNEIEVPDPYYGGSRGFELVLDLIEDASDGLLASINNL